A stretch of the Nakaseomyces glabratus chromosome L, complete sequence genome encodes the following:
- the NUR1 gene encoding Nur1p (CAGL0L07084g~Ortholog(s) have role in maintenance of rDNA, regulation of exit from mitosis and nuclear periphery localization) yields MFSWLIPDIPELFLTISVWFRLQGWEDNTKLGFIIGNTLTTIFYILRLAQDTLLAGVSRKLIRDYELFDLSKSETLLSDPAFSSYHDVLFNKHHSTANASSYNKRVRKVTSTVYWSTYFLLLLSCYTCYRLFNTYKVYRIYYLKDLNLDKHPSLKKIEPDYEVDEKLLKTSLKSKLLSRFIRLLQLQDEVETELPKVTEHYTLNKWDPSKLIISLSTSFSPTIIICLMYTNVTFLTVIPIIIHQGIFYFMIWNRYEERFKDDALLMRENYLQYDTKYVKPLKQIMYQDVMTDTATISDGGFTKFFPVSKSTLFKHHEMSGDVIIERYNKKSREFENVTDIIKPHHHINNTVKILPPTIRKDHKTNRYDHRQQSILKDRKFNIDSNEPQIINALTTAIPSRSFFNNNPSGSNDDNCSGIKVRSSPTRETFFPATPLRKK; encoded by the coding sequence ATGTTCAGTTGGTTAATCCCTGATATCCCAGAGTTATTTCTTACTATAAGTGTTTGGTTTAGGTTGCAAGGATGGGAAGATAATACAAAATTGGGATTCATAATAGGTAATACACTGACGACTATCTTTTACATTCTAAGACTGGCACAAGATACACTGCTGGCTGGTGTATCTCGCAAACTTATAAGAGATTATGAATTATTTGATCTGAGTAAATCTGAAACGTTGCTCAGCGATCCCGCATTCTCATCTTATCATGATGTTTTGTTCAATAAACATCATAGCACAGCTAATGCCAGCTCTTACAATAAAAGAGTCAGGAAGGTGACATCTACAGTTTATTGGTCAACATACTTTTTACTACTGCTAAGTTGTTATACATGCTACCGACTATTCAACACTTACAAGGTCTACAGAATATACTACTTAAAGGATCTGAATCTAGATAAGCACCCATCTCTCAAGAAGATAGAGCCAGATTACGAAGTGGATGAGAAACTATTGAAAACTTCTTTAAAGTCTAAATTATTGTCCCGGTTTATAAGACTGCTACAACTACAAGACGAAGTGGAAACTGAATTACCGAAGGTTACGGAGCATTATACCTTAAACAAATGGGATCCATCCAAGTTAATTATATCTCTGTCAACATCATTTTCCCCCACCATTATTATATGCTTAATGTATACAAATGTCACATTTCTCACAGTGATACCCATTATCATACATCAGggaatattttattttatgatTTGGAATAGATATGAAGAAAGATTCAAAGATGATGCCCTGCTTATGCGAGAAAATTACCTCCAATATGATACTAAATATGTCAAGCCactgaaacaaataatGTACCAAGATGTTATGACTGATACAGCGACCATATCTGATGGTGGATTTACAAAGTTCTTCCCTGTATCAAAAAGTACGCTCTTTAAGCACCATGAAATGAGTGGGGATGTTATTATTGAAAGGTATAATAAGAAATCTAGAGAATTTGAAAACGTAACAGACATTATAAAGCCACACCACCATATCAATAATACTGTGAAGATACTACCACCAACTATTAGGAAGGATCATAAAACCAACAGATATGATCACCGGCAACAATCAATTCTCAAGGACAGAAAGTTCAATATAGATAGTAATGAACCGCAGATAATCAATGCCCTAACAACAGCAATTCCATCGAGGtcatttttcaataacaacCCATCAGGTTCTAATGATGACAACTGCAGTGGTATTAAAGTACGTTCAAGCCCTACCCGCGAAACTTTCTTTCCAGCAACACCGTTACGAAAGAAGTAA
- a CDS encoding uncharacterized protein (CAGL0L07194g~Protein of unknown function) gives MASLGDGQLNSISVIYENASVYNSTDYLFQLKRVQLITLALAENPECSSPGSSYQFCQSCLHVRKHFVCTWNTMSDMKRLSSRERIEYFLENLIFLRIAMSIINRKLLSMSQLDAIKSTLGLDLNLTILLYYLNDRGLLVCLVKQIFYSYNYVCIY, from the coding sequence ATGGCTTCTTTGGGTGATGGACAATTGAATTCGATATCTGTAATATATGAGAATGCAAGCGTTTACAATTCGACAGATTACCTATTTCAGCTCAAGAGAGTTCAGTTAATCACTTTGGCACTGGCAGAGAACCCTGAATGCAGCTCACCAGGTTCCAGCTACCAGTTTTGTCAAAGTTGTCTTCATGTGCGAAAGCATTTTGTTTGTACTTGGAATACAATGAGTGACATGAAAAGATTGTCCTCTCGAGAACgaattgaatattttttggaaAATCTCATTTTCTTGAGGATTGCCATGTCAATCATTAATAGAAAGCTCCTTAGCATGTCACAATTGGATGCAATCAAATCTACTTTAGGATTAGACTTGAATTTGACTATTTTACTATATTACCTGAATGACAGAGGCCTTCTAGTTTGTTTAGTGAAACAAATCTTCTATTCGTATAATTATGTATGTATATACTGA
- the ASM4 gene encoding FG-nucleoporin ASM4 (CAGL0L07062g~Ortholog(s) have nucleocytoplasmic transporter activity, phospholipid binding, single-stranded DNA binding activity and role in mRNA export from nucleus in response to heat stress, nuclear pore organization), with product MTASVKQDRFSNVNLLYSIQDKYQTNQDQSFHSNQSNLSTTGNYNALKSLSMLPPPSMGMATNSDVGTKNDMGSVSWYNNPKKKSNLHNNLSKRSLLLRSTGNENKSETSSGIHLKNNGFNLADFSKKDSSDLLQKKDNLGATDIYNSTTDYPPTTSLHDWQREDEFGIVQTASNTSNYGEPNSKSYHNNSYGGLIKTPNVFDKSGQSSGYKLSSTIGKNNTDVNKNDNNSAIYSESAVIVFGYPEYLSNQVITHFSHFGNILEDFEILRSSTGINNNTFRLHANLNALQEGSMSTKLPIFTGEGWVKITYDSPTSALRALKENGTVFTGHLIGCIPYSKSAVEQLALISVDKSDDIGSIDLGQINKSVNEDSRNKGSNGKVYPSLGSVDHIEPINGRQKEANMKSFGTPIINNNQQYLDHSIMAHPRHKLDIQDGKSLFVHNSSHHKTQFLDNIEKKIKEKEANKNESGSWSGRLTNWVFGWDNI from the coding sequence ATGACAGCCTCGGTTAAACAGGATCGCTTCTCAAATGTTAATTTACTGTATTCAATCCAGGATAAATACCAGACCAATCAGGACCAATCATTTCATTCAAACCAATCAAATTTATCTACTACAGGAAACTACAATGCATTGAAATCTTTATCTATGTTACCTCCTCCAAGTATGGGAATGGCCACAAACTCAGACGTTGGTACCAAAAATGATATGGGATCTGTTTCTTGGTATAATAACCCCAAAAAGAAGTCTAATCTACATAATAACTTGTCTAAGAGATCCCTATTGCTTAGATCTACTGGAAATGAGAATAAATCTGAAACTTCTTCCGGTATACACCTAAAGAACAATGGATTTAACTTGGCTGATTTTAGTAAGAAAGACTCAAGTGATCTATTACAGAAAAAAGATAATCTCGGTGCTactgatatatataatagCACAACAGACTATCCTCCAACTACATCCTTGCATGACTGGCAAAGAGAAGACGAGTTTGGTATTGTTCAAACAGCTTCAAATACATCGAATTATGGTGAGCCCAACAGTAAGTCTTATCATAACAACAGTTATGGTGGGTTAATCAAAACCCCTAATGTTTTTGACAAGAGTGGCCAAAGCAGTGGTTACAAATTATCATCCACCATTGGTAAAAACAATACGGATGTTAACAAGAATGACAATAATTCCGCGATATACAGTGAAAGTGCCGTTATTGTGTTCGGCTATCCAgaatatttatcaaatcaAGTCATCACACATTTTTCTCACTTTGGTAATATTTTGgaagattttgaaattcttaGGAGCTCAACAGGtataaacaataatacTTTCAGATTACACGCCAACTTGAACGCATTACAAGAAGGCAGTATGAGTACAAAACTGCCTATCTTTACAGGTGAAGGATGGGTAAAAATAACGTACGACTCTCCTACTTCTGCGTTGCGTgcattgaaagaaaacgGTACAGTATTTACTGGGCATTTGATCGGTTGTATCCCGTACAGTAAGAGTGCTGTCGAGCAGCTAGCCTTAATCTCAGTTGATAAGTCAGATGATATTGGCAGTATAGATTTAGGACAAATTAATAAGTCAGTTAACGAAGACAGTAGGAATAAAGGTAGCAATGGTAAGGTATATCCTTCGTTAGGTTCGGTTGACCATATTGAACCCATAAATGGAAGGCAAAAGGAAGCTAACATGAAAAGCTTTGGAACACctataataaataataatcaGCAGTACTTGGATCATTCAATAATGGCTCATCCAAGACATAAGTTGGATATACAGGACGGTAAATCCTTATTTGTTCATAACTCGAGTCACCATAAGACacaatttcttgataacattgaaaagaagatcAAGGAAAAAGAAGCTAATAAGAATGAGTCAGGTTCTTGGTCAGGCCGATTGACTAATTGGGTATTTGGGTGGGACAATATATAG
- a CDS encoding uncharacterized protein (CAGL0L07172g~Ortholog(s) have dolichyl-phosphate-mannose-protein mannosyltransferase Pmt5p-Pmt2p dimer complex, dolichyl-phosphate-mannose-protein mannosyltransferase Pmt5p-Pmt3p dimer complex localization): protein MAKKSAAKKEKDAVQQRAATPELLKTVPQVELKDGPVRKYIVSDPTPELFQFRTIGSKSDGILMAIVALFAIVTRFYDIGFPKAIVYDEGFVIAEVSKYFNKTFSIDVFPPLGKMIYYFVGKYTGFDTSYKYHPVGTQFENASVYLPERYLAAGLGACVVVFFFMTLRASGVSRPIAGIFSVALSLENSFITASRYVHLDAPFLFFVAAAIYFTKKSDNLRAGSGRYIFTFTHAACLLGLAISTKWAGLFVLAWVAIVTLWRLWLLAGDLSVPICRTVKVFIFNLLVLSLVPAVIYFSIFSWHIGSRTVDGNDSILMKPEFRSELYNNTVIKESFADVVVGGTVRLNNIGMDGGFVEAAPAYYEAGSKQRQIDLRKNESVTTDWVVEYYNRSGSTPKSFENLKNHEKIRLYSPKYKCRLHSHDHKAPISQHVDWQKEVSCYGYEGFMGDPNDDWIVEIDQDLSEPGEAREFVKAIDTKFRLKHAMSGCYLFTHDVRMRTPEFVMDYEIACAHSGKYELTLWNIEQDQPHPNSPKNPKRVSYKPMSLKDKILDLHAKMIEKAKVRTDKSSLITFPTTWPLLEKGIPFWNGFARQIYFLGNPAMWWSVSAFIVLFVVAFVGELIFWQMGFEISSNPQFINFHIQVLQYGIGFALNYVPYILTTDRHHLYQYLPAYYFGLLALAHVFELVYSFAFKNKRVGLSVAAFFLVVVVVAFFRYLPLTYATPWTVSECNATKLLSSWKYGCEIYPENYRIYQKMDLTNYTKAGTKELDKIGVVLH from the coding sequence ATGGCAAAGAAATCTGCTGctaagaaagagaaagacGCTGTACAACAGAGAGCTGCCACTCCAGAGCTTCTCAAGACGGTTCCACAAGTTGAATTGAAGGATGGTCCAGTCAGAAAGTACATTGTGAGCGACCCTACTCCAGAGTTGTTCCAATTCCGTACCATTGGAAGCAAATCCGATGGTATCCTGATGGCCATTGTAGCGTTGTTTGCTATAGTCACCAGGTTCTATGACATTGGTTTCCCAAAGGCCATTGTATATGACGAAGGATTCGTGATTGCCGAAGTAAGCAAGTATTTTAATAAGACCTTTTCCATTGATGTTTTTCCACCATTAGGTAAAATGATTTATTACTTTGTTGGTAAATACACGGGATTCGATACATCATATAAATACCATCCAGTTGGTACCCAATTTGAGAATGCGAGTGTCTATCTACCTGAAAGATACCTTGCAGCTGGTTTGGGTGCATGTGTTGTcgtgttcttcttcatgaCATTGCGTGCTTCAGGTGTTTCTCGTCCTATTGCTGGTATATTTAGTGTGGCTCTTTCTCTAGAAAATTCATTCATCACAGCATCTCGTTATGTTCACTTGGATGcaccatttttattttttgttgcaGCTGCTATTTATTTCACAAAGAAATCTGATAACTTAAGAGCTGGTTCTGGAAGGTACATCTTTACTTTTACTCATGCAGCTTGTTTACTTGGATTGGCAATTTCAACTAAATGGGCCGGTTTGTTCGTATTGGCCTGGGTGGCTATTGTGACTCTATGGAGATTGTGGTTGCTGGCTGGTGATTTGTCTGTCCCAATCTGTAGAACAGTTAAAGTTTTcatctttaatttattgGTGTTGTCTTTGGTTCCGGCTGTAATTTACTTCTCTATTTTCAGCTGGCACATTGGCAGCAGAACTGTGGATGGCAACGACAGCATTTTGATGAAACCTGAATTTAGATCAGAATTATATAACAATACAGTGATTAAAGAATCCTTTGCCgatgttgttgttggtgGTACTGTCAGATTGAATAATATTGGTATGGATGGTGGTTTTGTTGAAGCTGCTCCAGCGTATTATGAAGCAGGTTCTAAACAACGTCAAATTGATCTAAGAAAAAATGAGAGTGTGACAACTGATTGGGTTGTGGAATACTATAATAGATCTGGTTCAACTCCAAAGAGCTttgaaaacttgaagaatcATGAAAAGATTAGACTTTACTCTCCAAAATACAAATGTAGATTACATTCCCATGACCATAAGGCACCAATCTCTCAACATGTCGATTGGCAGAAGGAAGTATCCTGTTATGGTTATGAAGGTTTCATGGGTGATCCAAATGATGACTGGATTGttgaaattgatcaagatCTTTCAGAACCTGGAGAGGCTAGAGAGTTCGTCAAGGCAATTGATACTAAGTTTAGATTGAAACATGCAATGTCTGGTTGTTACTTGTTCACTCACGACGTCAGAATGAGAACTCCGGAATTTGTTATGGACTATGAGATTGCATGTGCTCACTCGGGTAAATATGAATTAACTCTATGGAACATTGAACAGGATCAACCTCATCCTAACTCGCCCAAGAATCCTAAGCGTGTCAGTTACAAGCCAATGAGCCTGAAGGATAAGATTTTGGATTTACATGCTAAGATGATTGAGAAGGCGAAGGTTAGAACAGATAAGAGCTCTTTAATAACTTTCCCAACTACATGGCCTTTATTGGAGAAAGGTATTCCATTTTGGAACGGATTTGCAAGACAGATTTATTTCCTTGGTAACCCTGCCATGTGGTGGTCAGTGAGTGCatttattgttttatttgttgttgCCTTTGTTGGTGAGTTGATTTTCTGGCAAATGGGTTTCGAGATATCCTCAAATCCTCAGTTTATTAATTTCCATATTCAAGTCCTCCAATATGGTATTGGTTTTGCACTAAACTATGTCCCATATATCTTGACTACGGACAGACACCATCTGTATCAATACTTGCCTGCATACTACTTTGGTCTATTAGCCCTTGCTCATGTATTTGAGCTTGTATATTCTTTTGCattcaagaacaagagaGTTGGTCTAAGTGTCGCTGCATTCTTCCTAGTTGTGGTAGTTGTAGCATTCTTCAGATATCTCCCATTAACTTATGCTACCCCTTGGACTGTAAGTGAATGTAATGCAACAAAATTGCTATCGAGTTGGAAGTATGGCTGCGAAATATACCCAGAGAATTACCGGATTTACCAGAAGATGGATTTAACCAACTACACTAAAGCTGGTACAAAGGAACTAGATAAAATTGGTGTTGTGCTACATTAA
- the UBX3 gene encoding clathrin-mediated endocytosis regulator UBX3 (CAGL0L07128g~Ortholog(s) have clathrin binding activity and role in clathrin-dependent endocytosis, histone H2B ubiquitination, sterol regulatory element binding protein cleavage) — protein sequence MSGSSGGNYDHIPGHFPIETNVNPISASPEETVEDSQASRYIKRILAYIFQFPLMILFYSLTVLLQALKVIKPLKNLLRFYDKKHINQMNHRDVLARLIEYLEKETEKIELNRDHDSSNYSFGSLYGTDSGSLSKEIMQGSYTQLLDTCTDQLKFGMIYLHDPLLDDSLNYLDKILCSEDFVKLLKRYQILLWFGDVTNSEGMQVSNALKVRSFPFLGVLTVKNNKKIELFGKFEGPVHNFTAASLENILSKEYPSLLQLRQQKQHIEVERFIREQQDARFNDSLRRDQERERARLEEQNRAAYEAEQTVLRKQWLLWRKKSLKSEPNSSQDSSRIAIRMEDGSRIVRKFDAGLPIEEIYAFVELYSTNLLQSEEQYDAEDPPSNYHHSYNFTLIVPVPRKELNPAITISDESSIYPSGTIIIEIDNN from the coding sequence ATGAGTGGATCAAGTGGTGGCAATTATGACCACATTCCGGGCCATTTCCCAATTGAAACCAATGTCAACCCAATTTCTGCTTCCCCGGAGGAAACAGTGGAGGACTCACAGGCTTCTAGGTATATCAAACGAATTTTGGCTTATATATTCCAATTTCCtttgatgattttattttatagtTTGACGGTTTTACTCCAGGCATTGAAGGTTATAAAACCTCTTAAGAATCTTCTTCGATTTTATGATAAAAAACATATTAACCAAATGAATCACAGGGACGTTCTAGCAAGACTGATAGAATACTTAGAAAAGGAAACAGAAAAGATAGAACTGAATAGAGATCATGATTCTTCCAATTACAGTTTTGGGTCACTATATGGGACAGATTCGGGGTCGTTAAGCAAGGAAATAATGCAAGGCAGCTATACACAGTTACTGGACACATGCACAGATCAACTAAAATTTGGCATGATTTATTTACATGATCCTCTGCTCGATGACAGTCTCAACTATTTAGACAAAATTCTGTGCTCGGAAGATTTCGTTAAACTGCTAAAGAGATATCAAATACTCCTATGGTTCGGAGATGTGACGAATTCAGAAGGTATGCAAGTCAGTAATGCGCTGAAGGTAAGATCATTTCCCTTTCTAGGTGTCCTCACTgtaaaaaataacaaaaagatAGAACTCTTTGGTAAATTTGAAGGACCTGTCCACAATTTCACAGCAGCAAGTctagaaaatattttatcaaaggAATACCCGTCTTTACTACAACTAAGACAACAGAAACAACATATCGAAGTGGAACGGTTTATACGAGAACAACAAGACGCTAGATTTAACGATTCATTGAGAAGAGATCAGGAAAGGGAACGCGCAAGATTGGAAGAACAAAATAGGGCAGCGTATGAGGCAGAACAAACTGTATTACGAAAGCAATGGTTGTTATggagaaaaaaatcattgaaGAGTGAGCCCAATTCCAGTCAGGATAGCAGTAGAATAGCAATCAGGATGGAAGATGGCTCTCGAATAGTACGCAAATTTGATGCAGGATTGCCAATAGAGGAGATATATGCTTTTGTTGAGCTATATTCCACTAATCTGCTGCAATCAGAAGAGCAGTATGATGCTGAAGATCCCCCCTCTAATTATCACCACTCATATAACTTTACACTAATAGTACCTGTTCCAAGAAAGGAACTAAACCCAGCAATTACTATTAGTGATGAAAGCTCAATTTATCCATCTGGTACCATTATAATCGAAATAGATAATAATTAA
- the SRP14 gene encoding RNA-binding signal recognition particle subunit SRP14 (CAGL0L07150g~Ortholog(s) have 7S RNA binding activity, role in SRP-dependent cotranslational protein targeting to membrane, translocation and signal recognition particle, endoplasmic reticulum targeting localization), giving the protein MSESKAVISPTEFLQKAGELFKTANEKKVTVHISIKRYIKDDQVEGNLEKDATKAPEYDVSKMARNIATKESSDKSYPMVVRIWCGSNAKKTKYSTIVPTLELDQFWQDYSSVVKSGMNGLIKKKKKRKTAASNKDKKKN; this is encoded by the coding sequence ATGAGTGAGTCCAAGGCTGTGATAAGTCCTACAgaatttttgcaaaaggCTGGTGAGCTTTTCAAGACTGCTAATGAAAAGAAGGTGACAGTTCACATCTCGATAAAAAGGTATATCAAGGATGACCAGGTTGAAGGGAACTTGGAAAAGGATGCTACCAAAGCACCAGAGTATGATGTCTCCAAAATGGCTAGAAATATAGCTACGAAAGAAAGTTCCGATAAATCTTACCCGATGGTTGTCAGGATATGGTGCGGGTCAAACGCCAAGAAGACAAAATATTCAACAATTGTGCCTACACTTGAACTTGACCAATTTTGGCAAGATTATAGCTCTGTGGTAAAAAGCGGGATGAATGGtttgataaagaagaagaaaaagagaaagacGGCTGCTAGTAATaaagacaaaaagaaaaattga
- the RAM1 gene encoding protein farnesyltransferase (CAGL0L07106g~Ortholog(s) have protein farnesyltransferase activity, role in protein farnesylation and cytosol, nucleus, protein farnesyltransferase complex localization), whose amino-acid sequence MSTARRAKYISKLLGRKRAIIEREITDTTVNMAEVAPLMKELETDTTLARNDVLHSINKLLENLCLEPNNSTKNNLELELNKDFHKVYLEMAFDSALPPQMAALDASQPWLLYWIANSLKVLDESWLSETNKHLIVEKLFHISPDHGPFGGGVGQLPHLAGTYAAINALSLCDNIDQCWESINRGAIYKWLLSLKQPDGGFKTCLDVGEVDTRGVYCALSIASMLDILTDELTEGVVEYLIACQNYEGGFGSGPFCDEAHGGYTFCAVGSLAILNALDKMNTEKLMEWCSARQYNEELGLCGRSNKLVDGCYSFWVGATAAILESYNYGECINKDALRNYILACCQTETHPGLRDKPGKHSDFYHTNYVLLGLAVSECAFFSTNSNGIEMIDSQINNNNVNSNLSKINPVYGLPEDNFKNFITYFKAKTI is encoded by the coding sequence ATGTCTACTGCTAGGAGAGCTAAGTATATATCAAAGTTACTAGGTAGGAAAAGAGCAATCATTGAAAGAGAAATCACAGATACAACCGTTAACATGGCAGAAGTAGCTCCATTAATGAAGGAGCTGGAAACAGACACAACTTTAGCAAGAAATGATGTCTTGCATTCGATAAATAAGCTTCTGGAGAATTTATGCCTCGAGCCGAACAACTCCACAAAGAATAATCTAGAGTTGGAACTGAACAAGGACTTTCATAAAGTTTATCTAGAAATGGCCTTTGATTCTGCTTTACCCCCACAAATGGCAGCACTGGATGCGTCGCAGCCATGGCTTTTATATTGGATTGCCAACTCTCTCAAAGTTCTAGATGAAAGCTGGCTATCAGAAACAAACAAGCATTTGATTGTTGAGAAGTTATTTCACATATCACCAGATCATGGTCCATTTGGTGGTGGCGTGGGACAACTACCTCATTTAGCTGGTACATATGCTGCTATTAATGCATTATCGCTCTGCGACAATATTGATCAATGCTGGGAGAGTATAAACCGCGGGGCCATTTACAAATGGCTTTTATCTCTAAAACAACCTGATGGAGGATTTAAAACATGTCTAGACGTGGGAGAAGTTGACACCCGTGGTGTATATTGTGCACTATCAATCGCCTCAATGCTAGACATACTGACAGATGAGCTTACAGAAGGTGTAGTAGAGTATCTGATTGCTTGTCAGAATTATGAAGGTGGGTTTGGCAGTGGACCATTCTGTGATGAAGCCCATGGTGGGTACACATTTTGTGCAGTAGGTAGTCTTGCGATTCTCAATGCATTAGACAAGATGAACACAGAGAAGCTAATGGAATGGTGTAGTGCTCGTCAGTACAACGAGGAGCTAGGTCTATGTGGTAGAAGTAATAAACTAGTTGATGGCTGTTACAGCTTTTGGGTGGGTGCCACAGCTGCCATATTAGAATCATACAACTATGGTGAATGTATAAACAAGGATGCTTTGAGGAACTACATACTGGCCTGTTGTCAAACTGAAACACACCCAGGTTTAAGAGATAAGCCAGGAAAACATTCCGATTTCTACCATACTAACTACGTGCTCTTGGGTTTAGCTGTCTCAGAATGCGCATTTTTCTCAACAAACAGTAACGGTATTGAGATGATAGACTCACAgataaacaataacaacGTCAATTCTAATTTAAGCAAAATAAACCCAGTATATGGCTTACCGGAAGAtaatttcaagaactttATCACATATTTCAAAGCTAAGACAATATAA